A section of the Triticum dicoccoides isolate Atlit2015 ecotype Zavitan chromosome 7A, WEW_v2.0, whole genome shotgun sequence genome encodes:
- the LOC119330893 gene encoding vesicle-associated membrane protein 714-like produces MAIVYALVARGTVVLAEFAAVSGNAGAVARRILEKLPSEAEARLCFAQDRYIFHVLRSPADGLTFLCMANDTFGRRVPFIYLEDIQMRFMKNYGRVAHSALAYAMNDEFARVLHQQMEFFSSNPSADTLNRLRGEVSEIHTVMVDNIEKILDRGDRISLLVDKTSTMQDSGFHFRKQSKRLRRALWMKNVKLLAVLTAVIVLLLYVIIAAFCGGLSLPSCRS; encoded by the exons atggcgatCGTGTACGCGCTCGTGGCGCGGGGCACGGTGGTGCTGGCCgagttcgccgccgtctcgggcaacGCCGGCGCCGTCGCCCGCCGCATCCTCGAGAAGCTCCCCTCCGAGGCCGAGGCGCGCCTCTGCTTCGCGCAGGACCGCTACATCTTCCACGTCCTCCGCTCCCCCGCCGACGGCCTCACCTTCCTCTGCATGGCCAACGACACCTTCGGAC GGAGAGTTCCCTTCATTTATCTCGAGGACATccagatgaggttcatgaagaactACGGCAGGGTCGCCCATTCCGCGCTGGCCTATGCCATGAACGACGAGTTCGCCAGGGTGCTGCAccagcaaatggagttcttctccagCAACCCCAGCGCCGACACGCTCAACCGCCTCCGCGGCGAAGTCAGCGAG ATACACACCGTCATGGTTGACAACATAGAGAAGATTCTGGACAGAGGCGACCGCATCTCGCTTCTTGTAGACAAGACCTCCACAATGCAGGACAGCGGTTTTCACTTCCGCAAGCAATCCAAGAGGCTTCGGAGAGCTCTCTGGATGAAGAATGTCAAGCTTCT AGCGGTGTTGACGGCGGTCATTGTGCTGCTACTTTACGTGATCATTGCGGCTTTCTGCGGAGGCCTGTCCCTTCCATCGTGCAGATCATAG
- the LOC119333559 gene encoding casparian strip membrane protein 2-like — protein MASTNEATVIHMDDTTGKAPVTAAPPPGAAPAPVQQQQQRKSGGGVPFILRSGAEGFRRCMAFVDLLLRVAAFGPTLAAAISTGTSDETLSVFTEYFQFRARFDDFPAFTFFMVANAVAAGYLVLSLPFSIVGIIRPKATGVRLLLLVCDTVMVVLVTAAASAAAAIVYVAHEGSRRANWAPICMQFHGFCQRTSGAVVASFLAVLVFILLVLLSACAIRRHR, from the coding sequence ATGGCCAGCACCAACGAGGCCACCGTCATCCACATGGACGACACCACCGGCAAGGCACCGGTCACGGCCGCGCCACCGCCAGGAGCCGCACCCGCGccggtgcagcagcagcagcagcgcaagtccGGCGGCGGCGTGCCGTTCATCCTGCGCAGCGGCGCCGAGGGCTTCCGGCGCTGCATGGCCTTCGTGGACCTGCTGCTCAGGGTGGCGGCCTTCGGGCCCACGCTCGCGGCCGCCATCTCCACGGGCACCTCCGACGAGACGCTCTCCGTCTTCACCGAGTACTTCCAGTTCCGCGCCAGGTTCGACGACTTCCCGGCCTTCACCTTCTTCATGGTCGCCAACGCCGTCGCCGCGGGGTACCTGGTGCTGTCCCTCCCCTTCTCCATCGTGGGCATCATCCGGCCAAAGGCGACCGGCGTCAGGCTGCTGCTGCTCGTCTGCGACACGGTGATGGTGGTGCTGGTGACGGCCGCTGCGTCTGCGGCGGCGGCCATCGTGTACGTGGCGCACGAGGGGAGCCGGCGCGCCAACTGGGCGCCCATCTGCATGCAGTTCCACGGCTTCTGCCAGCGCACCAGCGGCGCCGTCGTCGCCTCCTTCCTCGCCGTCCTCGTCTtcatcctcctcgtcctcctctccgcCTGCGCGATCCGCAGACACCGCTAG
- the LOC119331884 gene encoding serotonin N-acetyltransferase 2, chloroplastic-like, with product MQQPQLQPRVRARAFLHAAVKLNPRGNPFLLRRPAASAGGAVAGVQLTVSDSELSSRGFAVRRTAEGLDVAALNEVFARVGFPRRQEERLRRALEHSEVAWLASEATGRPVAFARAAGDGVFNAVVWDVVVEPSCQGLGLGRAVMERLVAELRRKGVGNIVLYAEPRVVGFYRPLGFAMDPDGIRGMAYYRSKQNQKQQ from the coding sequence ATGCAACAACCGCAGCTGCAGCCCCGCGTCCGCGCGCGCGCTTTCCTCCACGCCGCCGTCAAGCTCAACCCGAGGGGGAACCCGTTCCTCCTGCGCCGCCCCGCCGCGTCCGCCGGCGGCGCCGTCGCGGGCGTCCAGCTGACGGTGTCGGACTCGGAGCTGTCGTCCCGGGGCTTCGCCGTGCGGCGCACCGCGGAGGGCCTGGACGTGGCGGCGCTGAACGAGGTGTTCGCGCGCGTGGGGTTCCCTCGGCGGCAGGAGGAGCGGCTCCGGCGCGCGCTGGAGCACAGCGAGGTGGCGTGGCTGGCGTCGGAGGCGACGGGGCGCCCCGTGGCGTTCGCGCGCGcggccggggacggggtgttcaaCGCGGTGGTGTGGGACGTGGTGGTGGAGCCGTCGTGCCAGGGCCTCGGGCTCGGCCGCGCCGTCATGGAGCGCCTCGTGGCGGAGCTCCGGCGCAAGGGCGTCGGCAACATCGTGCTCTACGCCGAGCCCAGGGTGGTCGGGTTCTACCGCCCGCTGGGGTTCGCCATGGACCCCGACGGCATCCGGGGCATGGCGTACTACCGCAGCAAGCAAAACCAGAAGCAACAGTGA